A single region of the Candidatus Manganitrophaceae bacterium genome encodes:
- the dinB gene encoding DNA polymerase IV, which yields MILHVDMDAFYASIEERERPELKGKPVIVGGSPERRGVVAAANYKAREFGVHSAMPSSKAFRLCPAAIFLPSRIDYYAAVSEQIHQILQAYTPLIEPISLDEAFLDITASEKRYGGAESIGKAVKQKIKAELRLIASVGIAPNKFVAKVASDLGKPDGFVVVRPEEVQAFLDPLPVGRLWGVGKVTGRLLQQKGIDTIQQLRQQPPRKLHDLLGKWGDHLWELAHGRDDRAVLPDQEAKSISHETTFETDHRSFPLLRAYLVELTEQVARRLRRHGLRARTVEVKIRFADFKTITRSHTLPKATQTTQDLVQAAVDLLKAGLPEKQGGVRLIGMGVSQLAVGEPAQGELFLDEATQKQRRLDAAADLIASKYGESALKRGGGMPGESASQSPTPKNQQVKLI from the coding sequence ATGATCCTCCATGTCGATATGGACGCATTTTATGCTTCGATCGAAGAGCGGGAGCGGCCCGAGCTGAAGGGAAAGCCGGTCATCGTCGGCGGTAGCCCCGAGCGGCGCGGGGTGGTCGCCGCGGCGAACTACAAAGCCCGCGAATTCGGCGTCCACAGCGCAATGCCTTCTTCCAAAGCCTTCCGGCTCTGCCCCGCCGCCATCTTCCTGCCGTCGCGGATCGATTACTACGCGGCGGTCTCCGAGCAGATTCATCAGATCCTCCAGGCTTACACCCCGTTGATCGAGCCGATCTCTCTGGACGAGGCGTTTCTCGACATCACCGCGAGTGAAAAGCGCTATGGCGGCGCGGAGTCGATCGGAAAAGCGGTCAAGCAGAAAATCAAAGCAGAGCTCCGCCTGATCGCCTCGGTCGGAATCGCTCCGAACAAATTCGTGGCGAAGGTGGCGAGCGACCTCGGAAAACCGGACGGCTTCGTCGTCGTCCGACCGGAGGAGGTTCAGGCCTTTCTCGATCCCCTTCCGGTCGGCCGCCTCTGGGGGGTCGGGAAGGTGACCGGCCGATTACTGCAACAGAAAGGGATCGACACCATCCAGCAACTCCGGCAACAGCCGCCCCGCAAGCTCCACGACCTCCTCGGAAAATGGGGCGATCACCTTTGGGAGCTCGCCCACGGTCGGGACGACCGCGCCGTCCTCCCCGACCAGGAAGCAAAATCGATCTCCCACGAGACGACCTTCGAAACCGATCATCGTTCGTTCCCGCTCCTTCGCGCTTATCTTGTGGAGCTGACGGAGCAGGTGGCGCGCCGTCTCCGCCGTCACGGCCTGCGCGCCCGCACGGTGGAGGTTAAAATCCGCTTTGCCGATTTTAAAACGATCACCCGGTCGCATACTTTGCCAAAAGCGACGCAGACGACGCAAGATCTGGTGCAGGCCGCCGTCGATCTTCTGAAAGCCGGGCTTCCGGAAAAACAGGGCGGGGTTCGATTGATCGGGATGGGGGTCAGCCAGCTGGCGGTCGGCGAGCCGGCACAAGGAGAGCTTTTCTTAGACGAAGCGACGCAGAAACAGCGCCGCCTCGACGCGGCGGCCGATCTCATCGCGTCGAAATACGGAGAATCGGCCCTCAAGCGGGGCGGGGGAATGCCTGGTGAATCTGCTTCTCAATCACCGACCCCGAAAAATCAACAGGTCAAACTGATTTAA
- a CDS encoding zinc-binding dehydrogenase — MRHTRIIVTHYGGPDALQVVEEECPEPKDGEVRVKVLAAGVGLPDIMAREGIHPETPPVPFTPGWDLVGIVDRLGDGVDGIEPGQRVIAMPIHGAYAEFVCLPKDELVPVPSGLDPAETVSMALNYITGYQMLHRSAHVKSGQRVLIHGAAGGVGTALLQLGRLAGLEMYGTCSSRGASAVSDLGAIPIDYQHVDFVKEIRRLTTDGVDVVFDPIGGAHLWHSRKALRPGGRVVGYGLITSIRGQGLTSSRPGRRQRFRGTAIFAMYIAGGWLLPGRKRVLPYSIQTLKRLKPEWFRQDLTLLLDLLQQKKIKPLIAQRFPLAEARQAHELLAKGGIVGKIVLVSNVSSLESGAA; from the coding sequence ATGAGACACACTCGCATCATTGTTACTCACTATGGCGGACCCGATGCACTTCAGGTGGTTGAAGAAGAGTGCCCAGAACCAAAAGATGGAGAAGTGCGTGTTAAAGTGTTGGCCGCCGGTGTCGGCTTGCCTGACATCATGGCGCGTGAAGGCATTCATCCCGAAACGCCCCCCGTGCCCTTCACCCCGGGATGGGATCTGGTCGGCATCGTGGATCGGCTCGGCGACGGTGTCGATGGCATCGAACCAGGACAACGGGTTATCGCAATGCCGATCCATGGTGCGTACGCAGAATTTGTCTGCTTGCCTAAAGATGAACTGGTTCCAGTGCCATCCGGATTAGATCCCGCCGAAACGGTCAGTATGGCGTTGAACTACATCACGGGATACCAGATGCTCCATCGTTCGGCTCACGTCAAATCGGGCCAGCGCGTGTTGATTCATGGCGCGGCAGGCGGAGTCGGCACGGCACTCTTGCAGCTTGGGCGCCTGGCCGGGCTGGAGATGTACGGAACCTGTTCATCGCGAGGGGCGTCGGCCGTTTCCGACCTGGGCGCTATCCCGATTGATTACCAGCATGTGGATTTCGTAAAGGAAATTCGCCGTCTCACGACCGATGGTGTAGACGTCGTCTTTGATCCCATCGGTGGCGCTCATCTCTGGCATTCCCGCAAGGCCCTCCGTCCTGGGGGGAGGGTGGTGGGCTACGGTCTCATTACTTCGATACGTGGTCAGGGATTGACATCAAGTCGTCCAGGTCGTCGCCAACGCTTTCGTGGAACCGCTATCTTCGCAATGTATATCGCCGGTGGCTGGCTTCTACCGGGCCGGAAACGGGTGCTCCCCTACAGCATCCAGACTCTCAAACGGTTAAAACCTGAATGGTTTCGACAGGATTTGACCCTCCTGCTCGACCTCCTTCAACAGAAAAAAATCAAACCGCTCATCGCGCAGCGATTTCCCCTTGCCGAGGCAAGACAGGCGCACGAATTGCTCGCGAAGGGAGGCATAGTAGGCAAGATCGTGCTCGTGTCCAACGTATCATCACTTGAGTCAGGAGCGGCGTAA
- a CDS encoding VOC family protein, producing the protein MTVKRMDNVGIVVEDMDAAIAFFTELGLEFEGRAPVEGDWADGVTGLRGMRVEIAMMRTPDGHSRLEMSRFLAPPVVADHRSAPVNALGYLRVMFTVEDIDDTLARLGKRGAKLVGEVVQYEDMYRLCYIRGPEGILIGLAQELGQQTSRANPMKSKR; encoded by the coding sequence ATGACGGTCAAGCGTATGGACAACGTCGGCATCGTGGTGGAAGACATGGATGCCGCCATTGCGTTCTTCACCGAACTGGGTCTCGAGTTCGAGGGGCGCGCCCCAGTCGAAGGAGACTGGGCAGATGGCGTCACTGGATTGCGCGGCATGCGCGTCGAGATTGCCATGATGCGTACGCCGGACGGTCACAGTCGGCTCGAGATGTCCCGTTTCCTCGCGCCGCCCGTGGTCGCCGATCACCGCAGCGCCCCAGTGAATGCTCTCGGCTACCTACGCGTCATGTTCACCGTGGAGGACATCGACGATACGCTCGCCCGGCTCGGCAAACGCGGCGCGAAGCTCGTCGGCGAAGTGGTCCAGTATGAAGACATGTATCGGCTCTGCTACATCCGGGGTCCCGAAGGAATTCTCATCGGGCTCGCCCAGGAGCTCGGGCAGCAGACTTCCAGAGCGAACCCCATGAAAAGTAAGCGTTGA
- a CDS encoding glutaredoxin gives MNIIIYKKTGCPWAAAVAAFLKAQEIPYEERDILKNPEFKKEVEKKSGQSKSPTLDIDGEILPDASVEQVHEALQKKRG, from the coding sequence ATGAATATTATCATTTATAAAAAGACCGGTTGCCCGTGGGCGGCGGCGGTGGCGGCTTTTCTCAAGGCGCAAGAGATACCGTATGAGGAAAGAGATATTCTGAAAAATCCCGAGTTCAAAAAGGAAGTTGAAAAGAAATCGGGTCAGAGTAAAAGCCCGACGTTGGATATTGACGGGGAGATTCTTCCCGATGCCAGCGTGGAGCAGGTGCACGAAGCGTTGCAGAAGAAGAGAGGATAA
- the arr gene encoding NAD(+)--rifampin ADP-ribosyltransferase has translation MAAIDGLSSQRFYHGTKADLKPGDLIKPGNNSNYGKRKKAAYVYLTATLDAATWGAELALGEGPGRIYTVEPTGPIADDPNLTDKKYPGNPTKSYRSRDPLRVTGEVTDWKGHSPEELKAMKDHLEHLRRLGVEAVED, from the coding sequence ATGGCTGCCATCGACGGCCTGAGTTCGCAGCGGTTCTACCATGGTACGAAGGCCGACCTGAAGCCGGGGGACCTGATCAAGCCCGGCAATAACTCTAACTACGGTAAGAGGAAGAAGGCGGCCTACGTCTATCTGACCGCCACCTTGGACGCGGCCACTTGGGGGGCCGAACTGGCCCTCGGCGAAGGACCCGGCAGAATATACACGGTGGAACCGACCGGCCCGATTGCAGATGACCCCAATCTGACGGATAAGAAATACCCGGGCAATCCGACGAAGTCATACCGCTCCCGAGATCCGCTTCGGGTCACGGGTGAGGTTACGGATTGGAAGGGGCACTCTCCCGAAGAGCTCAAAGCCATGAAGGATCACCTTGAGCACCTTAGGCGACTTGGCGTTGAAGCAGTCGAGGACTGA
- a CDS encoding cytochrome b/b6 domain-containing protein, whose translation MARRGEKDQERGEMDGQDNVSPSITVPSNQTPSEASSPPPSGRTKTGSTQPDPGTGYFRHPLIVRLTHWINALCLLVLSISGLQISAGRYWFGLGRWHHYFFAWIFALNGLVYTAYAVRTGHFKNLLPARSYLHMIGKGLGDLLFRRPNGEEGFRQIGLRIANILQKMGYAGVVFGLGPLILLTGLVSSPRGEAFLPALADLFGTRQRAKALHFDITLLLIGYTVVHLVLLLLTGFWNNVRSMLTGWYRIRPSGKDNEK comes from the coding sequence ATGGCGCGACGCGGTGAGAAGGATCAAGAGCGGGGCGAGATGGACGGACAAGACAATGTCTCTCCATCCATCACTGTCCCATCGAATCAAACCCCCTCCGAAGCCTCTTCTCCTCCCCCGTCCGGCCGGACGAAAACCGGATCGACCCAACCGGATCCCGGAACAGGGTATTTCCGCCATCCTCTCATCGTCCGCTTGACCCATTGGATCAATGCACTCTGCCTGTTGGTCTTGTCGATCAGCGGCCTTCAGATCTCTGCCGGCCGTTACTGGTTCGGACTCGGCCGATGGCACCACTACTTTTTTGCCTGGATCTTTGCCCTCAACGGACTCGTCTATACCGCCTATGCCGTCCGAACCGGGCACTTCAAAAATCTCCTTCCGGCCCGGTCGTATCTGCATATGATCGGCAAAGGCCTTGGGGACCTTCTCTTTCGCCGTCCGAACGGAGAGGAAGGCTTCCGGCAGATCGGTCTGCGCATTGCCAACATCCTTCAAAAGATGGGATATGCCGGGGTCGTTTTCGGGCTGGGGCCGCTGATCCTTCTGACCGGCTTGGTGAGCTCGCCACGGGGCGAAGCGTTCCTTCCCGCCCTGGCCGACCTCTTTGGGACAAGGCAAAGGGCGAAGGCGCTCCACTTCGACATCACCCTTCTCTTGATCGGCTATACGGTGGTCCATCTCGTTCTGCTGCTGTTGACGGGGTTCTGGAATAACGTCCGGTCGATGCTGACCGGGTGGTACCGGATTCGTCCTTCAGGAAAGGATAACGAGAAATAA
- a CDS encoding NADP-dependent isocitrate dehydrogenase translates to MTSKATKILWTKTDEAPALATYSFLPIVNAFTKVSGVSVELRDISLAGRIVAAFPENLTAAQKQSDDLAELGELAKTPEANIIKLPNVSASVPQLKAAIKELQEQGYKIPDYPEDPKTDQDKEIKARYAKVLGSAVNPVLREGNSDRRAPLSVKNYAKKNPHKMGAWSADSKTHVVHMTKGDFRSNEKSTTVAEATEARIEFVGQDGKITVLKPKVTMKAGEVIDATFMSRKALREFIEAQIDDAKKQGVLFSVHLKATMMKVSDPKIFGHVVSVFFKDVFEKYKETFQKLGVDPDNGLGDLYAKIKSLPDDQRAAIEADIQEVYKKRPPLAMVNSDKGITNLHVPSDVIIDASMPPVIRDSGKMWGPDGKAYDTKAVIPDGSYAPVYKEVVEFCKKNGALDPKTMGSVPNVGLMAQAAEEYGSHDKTFKASGNGTIRVVTTSGQTLLEHTVEEGDIWRMCQVKDAAIQDWVKLAVNRAKATGSPAIFWLDKSRAHDAELIKKVEKYLKNHDTKGLDIRIMSPAEATRLSLERIKEGKDTISVTGNVLRDYLTDLFPILEIGTSAKMLSIVPLMNGGGLFETGAGGSAPKHVQQLQEEGFLRWDSLGEFLALAASLEHLAKAGNNPKAQLLADTLDKATGKFLDTNKSPGRKLGELDNRGSHFYLGFYWAQALAEQTQDKELQARFSKVAQEMEKNEAKILEELKAAQGQKVDLGGYYHADAEKTSKAMRPSPTLNAIVDAIK, encoded by the coding sequence ATGACATCAAAAGCCACCAAAATTCTTTGGACCAAAACCGATGAAGCGCCTGCCCTGGCGACTTACTCTTTTCTTCCGATCGTCAATGCATTTACCAAGGTCTCGGGTGTTTCGGTCGAACTGAGGGACATCTCGCTCGCCGGCCGAATTGTCGCCGCCTTTCCCGAAAATTTGACCGCAGCCCAAAAACAGTCGGACGATCTTGCCGAGCTCGGGGAGCTTGCCAAGACCCCCGAGGCGAACATCATCAAGCTGCCGAATGTCAGCGCCTCGGTTCCCCAGCTGAAAGCGGCCATCAAGGAGTTGCAGGAGCAGGGCTACAAGATCCCCGACTATCCCGAAGACCCGAAGACCGACCAGGACAAAGAGATCAAGGCGCGATATGCCAAGGTGCTCGGGAGCGCCGTCAACCCGGTGTTGCGTGAAGGAAACTCCGATCGTCGCGCCCCCCTCTCCGTTAAGAACTACGCCAAAAAGAACCCACATAAAATGGGCGCCTGGAGCGCCGACTCCAAGACCCATGTCGTCCATATGACCAAGGGCGATTTCCGGTCGAACGAGAAATCGACGACGGTGGCCGAGGCGACCGAGGCGCGGATCGAGTTTGTCGGGCAAGATGGAAAGATCACCGTCCTGAAACCGAAGGTGACGATGAAGGCGGGCGAGGTGATCGACGCCACGTTCATGAGCCGCAAGGCCCTCCGGGAATTCATCGAAGCGCAGATCGACGACGCCAAAAAGCAGGGGGTGTTGTTCTCCGTCCACCTCAAAGCGACGATGATGAAGGTCTCCGATCCGAAGATCTTCGGCCATGTCGTCTCGGTCTTCTTCAAAGACGTTTTTGAGAAATACAAAGAGACCTTCCAGAAGCTCGGCGTCGATCCCGACAACGGTCTCGGCGATCTCTATGCCAAGATCAAAAGTCTGCCGGACGATCAACGCGCCGCCATCGAAGCCGATATTCAGGAAGTTTACAAAAAGCGCCCTCCGCTGGCGATGGTGAACTCCGACAAGGGGATCACCAACCTCCATGTCCCGAGCGACGTGATCATCGACGCCTCCATGCCGCCGGTCATCCGCGACTCCGGAAAGATGTGGGGCCCCGACGGCAAGGCATACGATACCAAGGCGGTCATCCCCGACGGCAGCTACGCCCCGGTCTATAAGGAAGTCGTCGAGTTCTGCAAAAAGAACGGCGCCCTCGATCCGAAGACGATGGGGAGCGTCCCGAACGTCGGCCTCATGGCGCAAGCCGCCGAGGAGTACGGCTCGCACGACAAGACCTTCAAGGCTTCCGGAAATGGAACGATCCGGGTGGTGACCACTTCCGGCCAGACGTTGCTGGAGCATACGGTGGAAGAAGGGGACATCTGGCGGATGTGCCAGGTGAAGGACGCCGCGATTCAGGACTGGGTGAAGCTCGCCGTCAACCGGGCGAAAGCGACCGGATCTCCGGCGATCTTCTGGCTCGACAAGAGCCGGGCGCACGACGCGGAGCTGATCAAGAAAGTCGAGAAATATCTGAAGAACCATGACACGAAAGGCCTCGACATCCGGATCATGTCTCCGGCCGAGGCGACGCGCCTTTCGCTGGAGCGGATCAAAGAGGGAAAAGATACGATCTCGGTGACCGGAAACGTGCTGAGAGACTACCTCACCGACCTCTTCCCGATTCTGGAGATCGGAACCAGCGCCAAAATGCTCTCGATCGTTCCGCTGATGAACGGCGGCGGCCTCTTCGAGACCGGCGCCGGCGGATCGGCCCCCAAGCATGTCCAGCAGCTTCAGGAAGAAGGGTTCTTGCGGTGGGATTCGCTCGGCGAATTCCTCGCGCTCGCCGCCTCTTTGGAGCATCTTGCCAAGGCCGGCAACAATCCCAAAGCGCAGCTGTTGGCCGACACGCTCGATAAGGCGACCGGGAAGTTCCTCGACACCAACAAGTCACCCGGCCGCAAGCTCGGCGAGCTCGACAACCGGGGGAGCCATTTCTATCTCGGCTTCTACTGGGCGCAGGCGTTGGCCGAGCAGACGCAGGACAAAGAGCTTCAAGCCCGCTTCTCCAAAGTCGCGCAGGAGATGGAGAAGAACGAGGCGAAGATTCTGGAAGAGCTGAAGGCCGCGCAAGGACAGAAGGTCGATCTCGGCGGGTACTATCACGCCGATGCGGAAAAGACCAGCAAGGCGATGCGTCCGAGCCCGACGTTGAACGCGATTGTTGACGCGATTAAATAG
- the aroC gene encoding chorismate synthase, producing MSGNTFGEIFRVTTFGESHGVALGAIVDGCPAGLPLSEEELQKDLDRRKPGQSKLVTQRKESDAVKILSGTFEGKTTGTPIGLIIYNEDAKSKDYDAIKELFRPGHADYTYFKKYGFRDYRGGGRSSARETVARVAAGGIARKLLAREGVEIVGYVVQVGAARIKKIDYAQIHQNPLFCPDLDAVEEMIRVIQEAQSAKDSVGAMVEVVAKGVPAGWGEPVFDKLDAALAAAMMSINAVKGVEIGAGFKVVEMRGSENCDPITPTGFKSNHAGGILGGISNGDEIVVRMAVKPTSSIAIEQETIDIHGNPAKIATKGRHDPCVGLRAVPIAEAMMALVLVDHFLRNKLSKLN from the coding sequence GAAATACGTTTGGAGAGATTTTTCGTGTCACGACTTTCGGCGAAAGCCATGGGGTCGCGCTCGGCGCCATCGTCGACGGCTGCCCCGCCGGGCTTCCCCTCTCCGAGGAGGAGCTCCAGAAAGACCTCGACCGCCGAAAGCCGGGTCAGAGCAAGCTGGTGACCCAGCGAAAAGAGTCCGACGCGGTTAAAATACTCTCCGGAACGTTCGAAGGAAAAACCACCGGCACGCCGATCGGCCTGATCATCTACAATGAAGATGCCAAATCAAAAGATTACGACGCAATCAAAGAACTCTTCCGTCCCGGCCACGCCGACTACACCTACTTCAAGAAATATGGCTTCCGGGATTACCGCGGCGGCGGACGGTCGTCGGCGCGTGAAACGGTCGCGCGGGTGGCGGCCGGCGGCATCGCCCGGAAGCTGTTGGCCCGCGAGGGGGTGGAGATCGTCGGATATGTCGTCCAGGTCGGCGCAGCGCGGATCAAGAAGATCGATTACGCTCAAATTCACCAAAACCCGCTCTTTTGTCCCGACCTCGACGCGGTCGAGGAGATGATCCGGGTGATTCAGGAGGCGCAGTCGGCGAAAGACTCGGTTGGGGCGATGGTCGAGGTGGTGGCGAAAGGGGTTCCGGCCGGTTGGGGCGAGCCGGTTTTTGACAAGCTCGACGCCGCGCTCGCGGCGGCAATGATGTCGATCAATGCGGTGAAAGGGGTGGAGATCGGAGCGGGGTTTAAGGTCGTCGAGATGCGGGGGAGCGAGAACTGTGATCCGATTACGCCGACCGGCTTTAAATCAAATCATGCCGGCGGGATTCTCGGCGGGATCTCCAACGGTGATGAGATCGTCGTCCGGATGGCGGTAAAACCGACCTCGTCGATCGCCATCGAGCAGGAGACGATCGATATCCATGGCAACCCGGCGAAGATCGCCACCAAAGGCCGCCACGATCCGTGCGTGGGGCTTCGCGCCGTCCCGATCGCCGAGGCGATGATGGCGCTGGTCCTCGTCGATCATTTTCTGCGGAATAAACTTTCAAAACTGAATTGA
- a CDS encoding DUF4124 domain-containing protein, translated as MIRSILFLFALLTLFLPTPGRADVFRYIDKNGAVAFTDNIENVPQEQRPAVQKIEPTPSPSAPTPTPALSHPRPTYDRWIDNPLSKYMMVFIALSIVMLFVQHKTESFLLKMVMKLLFVGFLGAAIYSVVVMQDNPLSPAALQNAAAPYLPTPAPINEAKKAVGKVEAAQKQQEAEIEKMMRSVDNPNQ; from the coding sequence TTGATCCGTTCAATTCTCTTTCTCTTCGCACTCCTGACCCTGTTCCTTCCCACCCCCGGTCGGGCCGATGTCTTCCGATACATCGACAAAAACGGCGCGGTGGCCTTTACCGACAACATCGAGAACGTTCCGCAGGAGCAACGGCCGGCGGTTCAGAAGATCGAGCCGACTCCGTCGCCCTCCGCCCCCACGCCGACCCCGGCCTTGTCTCACCCGCGTCCCACCTATGACCGCTGGATCGACAATCCCCTCTCTAAATATATGATGGTCTTCATTGCGCTCTCCATCGTCATGCTCTTCGTCCAGCACAAAACGGAGAGCTTTCTTCTGAAGATGGTGATGAAGCTTCTCTTCGTCGGTTTTCTCGGCGCCGCCATTTACAGCGTCGTCGTGATGCAAGACAACCCCCTCTCCCCGGCCGCCCTACAGAACGCGGCCGCGCCTTACCTCCCGACCCCCGCCCCGATCAACGAGGCGAAGAAAGCGGTCGGCAAGGTGGAGGCGGCACAGAAGCAACAAGAGGCGGAGATTGAGAAGATGATGCGGTCGGTCGACAATCCCAATCAGTAA
- a CDS encoding GNAT family N-acetyltransferase, whose protein sequence is MMKQVIRIAKTQEDYFGLIRLREAVFVIEQRVPLEIELDGEDDRAIHFVALSGKRVVGTARLVVKGRSGRSGKIGRMAVSPDWRGKGVGTALIDFIKSDARKKGLARLYLHAQAPAIPFYERLGFVTEGDGFSEAGIPHRKMVLKRPKRSK, encoded by the coding sequence ATGATGAAGCAGGTCATTCGGATTGCAAAAACACAGGAAGATTACTTCGGGCTGATCCGCCTGCGGGAGGCGGTCTTCGTGATCGAGCAGCGGGTTCCGCTCGAGATTGAGCTCGACGGAGAGGACGACCGGGCAATTCACTTCGTCGCCCTTTCCGGCAAGAGAGTCGTCGGAACGGCGCGGCTGGTGGTGAAGGGAAGGTCGGGTCGGTCGGGGAAAATCGGCCGGATGGCGGTCTCTCCAGATTGGCGAGGAAAAGGGGTCGGAACCGCTTTGATCGATTTTATTAAGTCAGACGCACGGAAAAAGGGGTTGGCCCGGCTTTATCTTCATGCGCAGGCCCCGGCCATCCCTTTCTACGAGCGGCTTGGATTTGTCACGGAAGGGGATGGTTTTTCCGAGGCCGGCATTCCCCACCGAAAGATGGTTTTGAAACGACCGAAGCGATCGAAATAG